The following nucleotide sequence is from Leptolyngbya subtilissima AS-A7.
CTATCGATACCGGCCCCGCTGGTCTGTGGCAGAAGCTACGGGACTAGCAATTTTTGTGACCGGTGCCGTGGCCTTGGGCTGGTTAGGATTTAACCTGCTGAAGTAAGAAACCATCACGGCAGCACTAGCGTTACCCCTAACCCGGCGATTCCTGCTAGCACAATGGCAACCACCGCCCAACGATTTAGCGTCTTGATCGACAGCAGCACATTGCCTTGCTGCTCAAGGGCGTTGAGCGTTAGCCGGTGCTGCACCAGCGCTAGCCCCAGCAGCAATAGACCCATGCCCACAAACCCCAGGCCCACCAGGGTCGGATTCGGGTTCGCTATGATGGCTGCCGATGTCACGTGCCGCCGCAGGCTGCGTGTAATTTGTTCATAAGCCACGCCAAAGCCAATCAAGCCCAGGCAAATTCTGCTCCAGGCGTTTAGGGTACGTTCGGCAGCAGCGCGGTTACGTTCTCGAGCTAGCTCGTTGGTGATGTTTACCAGAGAAGACGGAGGGGCATTACTCATGGGTAAAATTGCCATTTGAAGCGATCGGTGGCAGGTCGCAAGGTTGATAGTTTGAAACGGGCCATCTAAATGGCAGAACCACGCTCGCCGCTGATTTTACCTCTGGGTCAGGGTCAACCACGCAGCACAAAAAAGTGATTCAGGCTCAAGATTGAGCCACCTGAGCGTAGGATAGTTTCGCTGAGCCGCTTGTTTGTCTACCCTTGCTGGTGTTGCCATGAGTTCGTCTAACCCAGAGCCTAACCCAGCAACAGAACTGGCTAAAGAGCGCAATCGCGCCGCTGAAGAGCGCACCTTGATGGCCTGGATTCGCACGGCCCTGGCCTTAATTGGCTTTGGCTTCGGGATTGAGCGCATTGTGGCAGCCATTCACCAAACCCTGGGAGACGGGGTGAATCCCCTGCGGTTGACTCGAATTTTAGGCCTATCCTTTGTGGCCTTAGGTACCTTGGCGCTGTTAGGTGCCGCCCTCGATCACAACCATCAGCTCCAGCGCATTCAGCGCAACGATCTAGTCTACCGATCGCGGCGGTCTCCGGCCCTGGTGGTGGCCTACATTCTGGCCGGGCTAGGGGCGATCGCCTTCGTAGGCATTTTAATTAGTCCCCTAGTGCCTTAACGGTAACCTAGGCTACTTAGCGCACGGCCACAAACCCAGCAGACTGACAACAATAAACCACCGTCAAGAAGCGCGAGACGGTTCAAAAACCATTTTTTCCCTGAATAGAAAAGCCGTCTATTTGCCCAAATCATTTAGGGGCAAGGTGTAACAATCTCAGCAAATATGTTTACAAAGCCAGACATTTCTTAGCCGCTTTTCAGATTACTAAGGCTGTCTTAGAGCGGGTGTAAATATCACAGCAACCCCTGCGAATAAAGGTTAAATGATTCAGGAGACCCAATGTGATCTATTACCTTGAGTCTAGGATGAGAAGGGAAATTTAAAAACCAGGCGTCACATGGACTCTATGCAAACCCAGGTCAGTCTTTTGACAAATAAGATTGACGCCCTGCATCACATGATTGATCAGGTCAACGATCAGGTTGCAGCCTTAATCGCGACCCAGGCCTGCTCGGTTACTCCCGGCGAGCCAGGTATCAGTCGCTTTGCCTACGGCAATGCCCCCCGCCACAGCCCCAGTATGTTGGACAGTGTTTGCGAGCACAAAGATATTTTGCTCGACAGCAGCTATCTCGATTTAGACCGCCAGAGTACCGAAACCAATTTCTCCCAGGACGTACAAATTCAGCGGCTAACGGCCCAGCTTACAGCAGCGTATAACCGCATTGCCGCTCTAGAAGAGCAGCTATTGGCTTCCCGAGTCCATTAGCCAAACCCATCAAATGGCAAGGGCAATTCAGGTATAGAACTGATGCCCGCCAGTGGATAAACTCAATCTTGAATGTAGGGTTCGCCAGCGCTGAGAGCAGCTTCGGCCCGCATAAATTCGCGCCCTAAGTAGGCCGCATGATCGAGATAGGTGATAGGGCAGGGACGCTCTGGATCTTCAAAAATAGAAATACAGAGTTCTTTGGCTGTGTGACCGCTATAAGTGCAGGTGGGCACACGCTCTACAGGGCCACGCACGGGTAGGGGTTTGCCAGTAGCGGGGTCACAGGCCAACCCTTTGTCGTTAATGATATTGGCAAAGTGCTTAGCGCAAATCAGCCCCAGCTCTACGTCTAAATAGATTAAAAAATAGCCCGCTGGGTCCAGCTCAATGTAGCGCTTCGAGAGCTGGTCATCGAGGGCCTGGCGCTGGGCTTTGTCGACAGGCTGGGTGCTAGAAGGTAGAGTCATCGCAGGTTAGGCCACCGCGATCGCGGCCTGGTAATACAACGTTAGGACTCTCTATGGTAACGCGCCGAGCTGCCGCCTCAATTTTCTGATAGTAGGTCAGCCTTCGAGGCTATAAATCGCTTGAGGAGTGGCTTTGCCCTTGAGCAGTAGTTCCCCTAAAAACCTACAGCGGTAGTTGGAATCGGACTCAAGTACCTGCCTGGTAGCGGCATCGAGCAAGATTTGATTTTGGCTGGCCTGACTCATCAGCCGGGCGGCGGTGTTGACTGTATCCCCCAGCACATTAAACTCGCGTCGGCCTCGGGGCTCACCAATCTCTGCCGCAAACACCGGGCCGTAGGTCAACCCCATGCGGCAGCTAATGGGTAAGGGCAGGCCCAGCCGCATGGGCTGCCGCAACTGGCTCACCAACGTACGAATTGCCAGCAGGGTTTCGGTGGCCCGTAGGGGAGCCTCGGGATCGGGGGCGAGCACGCCAAAATGAATCAGCAGCTCTGAGCCTACTGAGTGGTAGGTCACCTTTTGCAAAATGCCGCGCCGCCGTTCTACTGCGCCGTTGATGAGGGCAAAGGCATGGGAGAAGCAGGTGACAATGCCGTCAGTATCGTCGGGATAAGCGGTATCTACTGCCTCTGGCAAACCCATTAAATTGACAAAGGCCACTGCCGCCGTAGGAAAAGCCGGGGGAATACGGCGAGCGGCAGCGGTATTGACAAGCAACTGGAGCACTGGGCGAGGCAGATAGCTAGCTAAGGGTTCAACGGTGGCGAGGCTAGCCTGAATTTCACCAATTAGGCCGGGCACGCTGCGGTCAAACAACATTGAGCTGGCTGTGCGGCGACGGCTTAGAGTGAGGTCGTACTCTCCCAGGGTTTTAGCATTCAGGTCGTCGACCACCAGCCAGCTAGACTCGGAGTTAGGTTCTAGACTCAGGGGGTGGGCCGCAGGTTGAAGGCAGTCATACCCAGCTTGGCTGAGGCAGACTCGGCCCACTGCCCCGGCCCCTTCGGTCTGCTTAGCCACCAGCACTGGCTGTCCCAACAGAACGTGAGCTCGGCGTAAAGGGGTACCAATATCTGCCGCTACAAACTGCCCCGGATGAATGCCTAGCCGCATGCGCAACGATAGAGGGCCCTGAGCGGTTTCAAGGGCAGAAAAATTCTCCATGGCTCGCTGCATTCGCAGACCGGCATAGACGGCCTGCGTTATCTCGGCGTTGTCGCCGCCAGACTGATAGGTCTCGTGGCGAAACTGCACCAGCATGGCATCGCCGGTAAACTCCAGCAGGTTACCGCCAGCTTTGCTGACCAGCTCTACCATCCGGGCAAAGTAGTCGTTGATTAAGGTCAATAGAGTCTCGGCCCCAGCTTGCCCTGCCGCCGCACTAGCCGCAAATAGCGGAGTAAACCCAGCTAAATCAGTAAACAATAAGGTGCCGCGATGCCAGCAATGGCGTATCTGAGGGCTGAGGGGTGGCTGCTGGGCTACATCGCGAGGCAGGTAGTCGATCAAAATATGCTGTAGCGTACGCAGATGATCAAACACCTTGACCAGGGTTTGGGCAGAAGGGTCAACCCATAGGGCTGCGTATAGGTCAGCAGGGGCTAGGTCTCGCAGGCTGCGCTCAATGCTATCCAGTTCTGCCACTGACCCTATCCATTGCTTACTCAGCCGAACAAATCTGCTCTTCTAGGGTGCCCGCCTGTGCTGTTGCTATACCCAAGCTGTTTAGGCCTAAGTCTGAGGGCAGAGGCTATCCCCTGGAGGTAGTTTAAGGGGTAGCTCGGCATTGATAGTGTCAATTTCCTGCTGCTCGAGCTCGTTGACCTCAGTGATGTAGCGGGTCAGGAGGGTTTTCATGCGAGGCGAATAGAACCGATGCAGGCTGTAGTTACCCAGGGCTGGAAAGCCCCGTCGTTTTTTATGGCGTCCTCCCGCCCCAGGATCGAACAGGGTAATGTTGTTAGCGATCGCCCACTCAATCGGCGCGTAGTAGCAGGCGTTAAAGTGCAGATTGTTCATCTCCATCGTTGAGCCCCAGTAGCGGCCGTAGAGGCGATCGCCCTTAGTCAGGCAAAACGACATGCCTATCGGGTTGCTGTCGTCTTCGCTATAGGCGACAAAAAACACCATGCGGTGGCGGTAGTCGTGGTGCAGCAGGTGAAAGAATTTGCGGCTCAGGTACTTGCTGCCCCACCAACCAAACTTGTCGCAGGTGTCGGCATAGAAATCGTACATCTGGTCGCACAGGGTCTTGCTGATGGCATCTCCAGCGATCGCCTCCAGACGCAGGCCCGCCGTCGCCATCGACTTGCGCTCACGCTTGATGTTGCGCCGTTGGTTGGCGTTAAACATGCCCAGGTAGTCGTCAAAATCTTTAAACCCATGGTTTTGCCACACGTAGCTGTGGTGCAACCATTCAGCAAAGCCTAGCTGGGTCATGGTGGCCCGCCACTCGGGATCAACGTAGAGAAAGTGGCAGCCGGAGATGTTGTTGCGATCGCAAAACCCGTCAATCACCTCTACCATGGCCCGAGTGACGATCGCTTCATCGGCGTCGGGGGCAATCAAAAATCGATAGCCCTCCGTTGGGGTAAACGGCGCCATGCCTAGCAGCTTGGGATAATACTCTACCCCCAGACGCTCAGCCAAATCGGCCCACTGGTGGTCAAATACAAATTCGCCCCGGCTGTGGCCCTTCAGATACATGGGAGCAGCCCCGACCAGGGTTGTCCCCTGCCAGAGAGCCAGATGACAGGGCAACCAGCCCGTGTTAGCCCCCACGCTGCCCGATCGCTCCATATTGTGCAGCCAGCTCCATTCCAGGAACGGTGTAATTAGGGGCTGGGCTAGTTCGTCCCACACGGCCTCGGGAATCTCATCAATGGAGCGCAGCCAGGTGGCGGTCAGCGACGGCACAGAGGGATAGCCCATGGAAGATTAGTCAGTAGGAGAGGGTTGGTTATTCTCCAGGGTAAAGGAATTTCCAGACCCTTGCAGAGGTGGGGGCAGGACCCGATAGTGCAAAAACACCTCCCCTCCTATCGCTTCATGGGAGAGCAACTGTAGCCGGGGAGCGATCGCTGCCAAAAAACCTGCTCCCTCTACTGGGGTCGGGGCCGTTGTGCCCCCCAAAATCAGCGGGCACACCGTTACGAAGATGTCGTGGACGCAGTGGTGGGCCAGTAGCTCTGCCACCAGCCCGCCCCCGCCTAAGAG
It contains:
- a CDS encoding DUF202 domain-containing protein, yielding MSNAPPSSLVNITNELARERNRAAAERTLNAWSRICLGLIGFGVAYEQITRSLRRHVTSAAIIANPNPTLVGLGFVGMGLLLLGLALVQHRLTLNALEQQGNVLLSIKTLNRWAVVAIVLAGIAGLGVTLVLP
- a CDS encoding YidH family protein, which produces MSSSNPEPNPATELAKERNRAAEERTLMAWIRTALALIGFGFGIERIVAAIHQTLGDGVNPLRLTRILGLSFVALGTLALLGAALDHNHQLQRIQRNDLVYRSRRSPALVVAYILAGLGAIAFVGILISPLVP
- a CDS encoding DUF4346 domain-containing protein, coding for MTLPSSTQPVDKAQRQALDDQLSKRYIELDPAGYFLIYLDVELGLICAKHFANIINDKGLACDPATGKPLPVRGPVERVPTCTYSGHTAKELCISIFEDPERPCPITYLDHAAYLGREFMRAEAALSAGEPYIQD
- a CDS encoding adenylate/guanylate cyclase domain-containing protein, with the translated sequence MAELDSIERSLRDLAPADLYAALWVDPSAQTLVKVFDHLRTLQHILIDYLPRDVAQQPPLSPQIRHCWHRGTLLFTDLAGFTPLFAASAAAGQAGAETLLTLINDYFARMVELVSKAGGNLLEFTGDAMLVQFRHETYQSGGDNAEITQAVYAGLRMQRAMENFSALETAQGPLSLRMRLGIHPGQFVAADIGTPLRRAHVLLGQPVLVAKQTEGAGAVGRVCLSQAGYDCLQPAAHPLSLEPNSESSWLVVDDLNAKTLGEYDLTLSRRRTASSMLFDRSVPGLIGEIQASLATVEPLASYLPRPVLQLLVNTAAARRIPPAFPTAAVAFVNLMGLPEAVDTAYPDDTDGIVTCFSHAFALINGAVERRRGILQKVTYHSVGSELLIHFGVLAPDPEAPLRATETLLAIRTLVSQLRQPMRLGLPLPISCRMGLTYGPVFAAEIGEPRGRREFNVLGDTVNTAARLMSQASQNQILLDAATRQVLESDSNYRCRFLGELLLKGKATPQAIYSLEG
- a CDS encoding GNAT family N-acetyltransferase; the encoded protein is MGYPSVPSLTATWLRSIDEIPEAVWDELAQPLITPFLEWSWLHNMERSGSVGANTGWLPCHLALWQGTTLVGAAPMYLKGHSRGEFVFDHQWADLAERLGVEYYPKLLGMAPFTPTEGYRFLIAPDADEAIVTRAMVEVIDGFCDRNNISGCHFLYVDPEWRATMTQLGFAEWLHHSYVWQNHGFKDFDDYLGMFNANQRRNIKRERKSMATAGLRLEAIAGDAISKTLCDQMYDFYADTCDKFGWWGSKYLSRKFFHLLHHDYRHRMVFFVAYSEDDSNPIGMSFCLTKGDRLYGRYWGSTMEMNNLHFNACYYAPIEWAIANNITLFDPGAGGRHKKRRGFPALGNYSLHRFYSPRMKTLLTRYITEVNELEQQEIDTINAELPLKLPPGDSLCPQT